The genomic region CGGTGTCGAGTGGAGCGCGCCACAAAGGGTGGACATTTCAGGCGTACGCCAGATAGCGGCCGGGAGCGGCCACGTCCTGGCGCTCAAAGGCGACGGCACCGTATGGGCCTGGGGGTCCAATTCATACGGAGAGCTAGGCGATGGCACGAATGAGAACAGCATCGAGCCGGTACAGGTGGCCGGGCTGACGGGGGTGAAAGCCATAAGCGCGGGCAAGGGCTTCAGCCTCGCGCTAAAAGGAGATGGTAGTGTCTGGGCCTGGGGCTCAAACACGTATGGCCAGTTAGGGAAAAACCCGCTCAGCTTCATGGGGTCCTTGACGCCAATACAGGTTGAAGGCCTGGAAGGCGTGGTATCCATATCATGCGGAGGCTCGCATTGCTTTGCGCTACAGGAAAATGGCGTCTTATGGGCGTGGGGCGAGAACTCTCATGGTATACTGGGCGATGGGACAAACGAGAGCCAGTTCAAGCCCGTGAAGCCTAAGATAAAGGATGTGAAGGCCTTCGATGCAGGCGAGTTGAGCCATGCGCTCGCCGTTAAGGAGGACGGCAGCGTGTGGGCGTGGGGGTTCAACTATAAGGGGCAGCTCGGCACGGGCGGGGTGAGCCTGAGCGACCAGGGCAGGATATCGCTCGGGCGGGAGGCGGATAACTATAACCCGGACATCGTGAGGGGCGTGTCCGACGCGAAGGCGGTTGCCGCAGGCGGGTCGCACTCGGTCGCCCTCGCCTCCGACGGAAGCGTGTGGGCGTGGGGCTCAAACTCGGATGGCCAGCTCGGCCTTGGACACGCAGGGGGTAGCGACGTGACCTCGCCGACGCGGGTGCAGGGCATAGAAGGCGTGACGGCCATAGCAGCGGGCATGTACCACACGCTGGCCCTTAAGGGCGACGGAAGCGTGTGGGCGTGGGGCTCAAACTCGGATGGCCAGCTCGGCAACGCAAGCTTTTCAGCGGCATCTTCCCCTGTGCCCATCCTCATAGGCCCCCAGATACCCACGGCGGCATCCCCTACTTCAATCACCACCACGATTCAGCCAAGCCCAACGCCTCAGGCTGCCGGAGCCAATTACCTCCTCGTAGGGGCTGTATGCATTATGGTGGCGCTCGTCGCTGCAGCCGTTGTCGCCGCCTATCTTCTGCTAAGTAAAAAGGCGGGCAAAAAACCATAAGGGCGGCCACAATGCCGCCTTTAGCGTCGCCTGGCCCTGCCCCTTATCCTCGGAGCCTTCTCCTCCTTCTTGAGGCCGTCCAGGAACCTCCCGATGCGGGACAGCGCCTCCTTGATATCCTCCATGGAAGCGCAATAAGAGCACCTGAGGTGGCCTATGCCCGGCTCGC from Methanocella conradii HZ254 harbors:
- a CDS encoding RCC1 domain-containing protein, producing the protein MHRIKFVSFAIFITCVFAISAQAGALSPQAVAIAASNCTSVALLEDGSVWQWGRVCDGVEWSAPQRVDISGVRQIAAGSGHVLALKGDGTVWAWGSNSYGELGDGTNENSIEPVQVAGLTGVKAISAGKGFSLALKGDGSVWAWGSNTYGQLGKNPLSFMGSLTPIQVEGLEGVVSISCGGSHCFALQENGVLWAWGENSHGILGDGTNESQFKPVKPKIKDVKAFDAGELSHALAVKEDGSVWAWGFNYKGQLGTGGVSLSDQGRISLGREADNYNPDIVRGVSDAKAVAAGGSHSVALASDGSVWAWGSNSDGQLGLGHAGGSDVTSPTRVQGIEGVTAIAAGMYHTLALKGDGSVWAWGSNSDGQLGNASFSAASSPVPILIGPQIPTAASPTSITTTIQPSPTPQAAGANYLLVGAVCIMVALVAAAVVAAYLLLSKKAGKKP